CCATTTGACCGTAAAAAGCCtcaaaatgaatgaaatacataagattatttattagttaatgtaaaaataatgttacttagttgtttgtaaaataaagaatttcatAAGAATTGTTTTTGATATCACTgcttaaaaaaatcaacaactTTGATTTCTttggattaataattatttcaagtcAATGTTAAAAAGAATTGAGTAACAGATATAGAAAAATGGAAGTTACCACAATCCACCTTCCAACTTATAATTCTTAGTAATACTTATTGATTGTAAATCTATTACTAAAAATTCTCAGAAGAGAATACCAGCAAAACAAACTCGGcagagtaatttatttattagcagtaaatttaggttaaaaaaaaagaatgattaaaaatattttttattgtgaaaaTTGCAAATCCTATACTGTTGACTCCACAACTTATTGTTAGTTACAAAACAGTGGAGTATAATGTCAcaatttccattaaaaaaataaacttaatttctCATATTTACAAAAGGTGcccattttttatttgataaaatgtcTGAATCTTAACGatacatttaattaagtataatgaCACACGATGCTTAGTAAGTAATTAGTAAATGGAAAGtaacaaactatttattaaaaaattcatgGGTAccacaatttttatatacttttatttatttactagcttTTCTCATAGTGTTGTCATTAtcctatttaaagtaaaaattagcAGACACATTGATTTGTCACTAAGTTCCTAGCGTCAATATATAAAAGCTATGcggctaaaatatatttacaaagttataCAGATTTGAAACAACACAAGGGGTTAGtgtattctatatattaaagtttaaacctATCTCTCACAAAAATATCTCTCAGTTCAAAAATTTAACTAACATCATAACTAAATCTAATGGATATGCTCGTAATTAACACACACAACTAAATTAAATCATTCAATTGCATAcactatttaaagttttaaccgttacataaatttatgtatacagAACATATTTGACTGAATGATTTCATCCATTCACTAATCTTATTCATTCACCTGTTATTTgacttataaaagaaaatatttttcgaattcCCATAAAAATGAGCAAATGCATAAAGGTACATTGAGCGTTAGAatctaaaattttaactttgctttaagtgaaataaaattaaaaatatatttttgatgacaagATTTTTATTACTAGTATCAGTATAGCGAGATacgtttaaaattagttttatttgtattaaatatattaatcgtaTAAAacctctaataataattaatcattatatatttagaacacGTGACATCACAAACATATGATTCTATACATATTGCGCGTTAAGgactttaatttagttaaataaaaatattaaatactatgttaattccttaaaaaatagttaaatggTGTTTATTGCAATATTTCTGAGACTTGTTAAGATTCATATGTTAATAGCACCCTTATCATGCAAATGTTTTTTGttacaaagaaataattttaaatttcgagtttattcctttttcaaaatacactttattaagactgttatgtattttgtacGATTTTCAAAGATTTACAAATGTTAAcaaatctagtttttttttaaagtatctttaattgtaatattttaccgtttttgtttaattacttatttataacaaccAAGAAGTGTATAGAATTTAGAATGATACATTGGATTGGATGTAGTTgccattacaaaatataattaatacagttAAAAAGCAAGAAAAGCTTTTATAAACaggtacattatttaattttatgataagaTTTGTGACTTTAGAAATAAACTAtaacattatttcaaaataatatccctatgcaaatacaatttaagaaagatattttcaatttttttcattcattctttCAGTGCATTCAGATCttcattctttaaaattttctttataatctaCACTGTtccaaaactattataaaaatgcttattttAGTGCCCattgtctttttaaaataagaaggtATGTGagacattaaaaacaaatgacagTCTATTTTCATTATCTATGCATTAATCATATATGTCAATTTGTGTTGATGAAGTTTTCGTTGCTCTCATTTTAATTATGAACGTAAAAATGAacgtttcattatataaaatcactttaaatatatttccacCGTGCtagaaataataaagataaaattgacgtaagataaatttatataaatcattactaCAGTATAGAATGGTTTTTACAACTTTTTGGAATCATAAAAACATATCTAAAAcgtttcaaatgtcaaattatcgacgacagaaagagagaagccccctatacaatatttatcagcgaggtctttttttttatttaaaccattTTATACTGTCGATGGATACGATACGATACAACgtcgattttaaaaaataaggttttaagGATAATATAAGTACTAATTTACACTGAcgtatttgttaaaattatttagtttatgtGAGCGCAGTCTTATGAAATCcgtaattattaatgttttattactatCTCGCAAtattaaatcctttttttttatacttaatacgcAACCTtttcaaaattaacaatatcaCAATTGCgcaaaatacttatattaaccTTAAAAAAGTTCAGCCAATTATAATTTAGCAAAAATACACCATCGTGTGGATCCGAAATGGCTTATAAATGTAAACACTGTGTTTTATCACTTTTTGATTCACCTTTAATcacttaaaaatgatttattgtcTGTTAATCTGATCTagcgatattataattaatgcaaaAATTCGTCATCATCGCCTacctgtaagaaaaaaaaagaaaaaatccatgaattattaattaagtgatttttatactgtatataccgtaaccgtaacagcctgtgagtgtcccactgctgggctaaaggcctcctctcctcttttagggaaagttttggagcttattccaccacgctgctgcaatgctgtttggtggaatacacatgtggcagattttcagtgaaattagacacatgcaggtttcttcacgatgtttttcttcaccgtaaagcacgagatgaattataatcacaaattaagcacatgcaaattcagtggtgcttgcccgggtctgaacccacgatcatcggttaagattcacgcgttctcgcgttcttatcactgggccatctcggctcatactatatatgataaaatataaatgatttacctgtaagaaatattcaaaatcGCTTCGATGGCAGTTACCTTCGGCAGAAAATGTGAATTTGTGAAATGTTCCGTCTTCACTAACGACTgcaaattattgaataatattagttacctaatgtttagatatattattaaaaatatgttattttttttaggatTATTGAAGGTGTTAGTTGTAATAGTATCATAAgactatgtatatgtatgtatgtgtttgtgtgtgcATGGGTTTTCAGTTGAGAATGAGACCCGCGGCTTAACTTCAgtgaagataatattattttcttctgtgtttctattattatattataactttttgtatttaatcTCCAACTTGAATGGAAATGGTAGCATGTAGTAGAAAGTATGGAATGTGCGGTAGTGTGTACTAGAAGGTATTTAATGTGTAGTAAGCGTATTGTAGCATGTGCTACATGTGTAGCGTGTGGTATGGTATGGTGTAGTGTTGCGTCGTGCGATATCATGTTGTAGGGTATAATAAGCGTGGGTTAGTGTGTAGTAACGTATTGTAGTTTGTGAGATAGCGTGTAATAGCGTATTGTAGCTCGTGTCAGTGCTGCAGGGTGTGGTGTAGCGGCACTCACCGACCGCGCTGGTGTCGTCGCTGAAGGCGCAGAGCGCGCGcagcggcggcgcggcgggcgcggcgcacACGTGCGCGTACGAGCCGCGCGCGAGCCACACGTGCAGCGTGCCCTTGTCCGACACGCAGCACACCAGCGAGCCCGACCAGTTGAAGTTTATACTGGACCGAGAACGAGTACCATTATTACTTTGGCTGGTTTTTGGCAGGACAGAGTATGAGTTGATATATACCGTGGCCACCGTCACTACTAAGTCAGGTAACAACTATTTCttactgtaagaaattttattcaTCCATTACATCACCAAGAagccttgagaactaagatgttatgtctcaaTTAAAATGGCTCATCCACCGTTCAAACTGGCACAAAATATTGAGTATTGCTTCTCGGTAGAATACGCGACGAATGAGTGGTACCAATCGGCAGAGCGCAGAGACTTACTACCAAGTACGACACCAGCTAATACAGTATCTTATGAAGCGTATGCAGAGGACAAGTTAAATTAACTTACCAATAAACATCAGCATAATCGGAGCCTCGTCTCAACTCGTGCAGCATATGCTTGGTGGTGGTGTCCCATAAGCGTATGATCGTTCCCCTCTCGGAGGCCGTGGCGAGCTTCGCCCCGTTAGCTGATAGACTAATACAAACTAAATCCGTTTGATGGCAACCAACAACGGCGGGGGAACTTGAAGCTGCACCTTTAACTGCTCGGGATACGTCCtggagaagtttttttttttttttaatttaatcgcaCAATAGATAGGCT
This Nymphalis io chromosome 21, ilAglIoxx1.1, whole genome shotgun sequence DNA region includes the following protein-coding sequences:
- the LOC126776964 gene encoding WD repeat domain phosphoinositide-interacting protein 4-like, with product MARRRSSGITSLGFNQDQGCFTCCLTSGLRVYNVDPLVEKAHYSKEELGEVSLCEMVFRTNWLLVVRARRPCSLMLLDDQQRAYKAEVLFKSPIRALRARKDKVAVVLHSSIQVLSLPSLARVALLRTPATARPLCAIATDPNALQLLAAPAHRKGSLQLLDVSRAVKGAASSSPAVVGCHQTDLVCISLSANGAKLATASERGTIIRLWDTTTKHMLHELRRGSDYADVYCINFNWSGSLVCCVSDKGTLHVWLARGSYAHVCAAPAAPPLRALCAFSDDTSAVVVSEDGTFHKFTFSAEGNCHRSDFEYFLQVGDDDEFLH